From one Thunnus maccoyii chromosome 6, fThuMac1.1, whole genome shotgun sequence genomic stretch:
- the LOC121898600 gene encoding uncharacterized protein LOC121898600: protein MAASILRRKIPPISTGELDDLPLRQASHSQSRLRTGAEPAERQHLIGDGHSDWMTEKVDLSSFVSTTESSPSSSLPPSPLEQDVKVPSDLEVMTSLLQEELAQLEDYFRSESTSTTNKLEKSSKCDKGAQAMGSQSYYQLPYGSYGTSQSETSPVVVTLATGELDLASFCGGPIGRTKIARPAPYNYHHRYHHHNNGRRIISEAVKVGEEVGLDTWGSRGSYSGSTELSVNHYSTLKTVSKNSLGSVKKVRECALSLKEEESYCFSEGMFCSEEIARGFCLGGSYDSHHKREGQLMHNVKVNVSYDSTGLEVLHCSKDGGLSGSIPQETMVAGDGYFHQSMASTEPYHSFIGDLDQPSQAQAVEPQHGHYLYPECLADQSYECLSRGEGEGPLMGAPIHRPTQRLKDEPCSVKPAVVVGASMDVGSGERKQKKRDQNKTAAHRYRLRKRAELDSLEEELHGLEGQNRELRDKAESVEREIQYVKDLLIEVYKARSQRLKQDGSA from the exons ATGGCGGCATCGATCCTTCGCAGGAAAATTCCTCCCATTTCCACAGGCGAGCTCGACGATCTCCCTCTCCGACAGGCTAGCCACAGCCAATCACGGCTCAGGACGGGGGCGGAGCCAGCAGAGAGGCAGCACTTAATTG gTGATGGTCACTCAGATTGGATGACGGAAAAAGTTGATTTGTCTTCGTTTGTGTCAACTACCGAGTCTTCTCCAAGCTCATCCCTTCCACCCTCACCGTTAGAACAAGATGTCAAGGTGCCCTCGGACCTTGAGGTCATGACCTCTCTActgcaggaggagctggctCAGCTGGAGGACTACTTCCGCTCTGAGTCCACATCCACGACAAACAAGTTGGAGAAATCCTCAAAATGTGACAAGGGTGCCCAAGCCATGGGCTCCCAATCTTATTATCAGTTACCCTATGGCTCGTATGggaccagccaatcagaaaccagCCCTGTGGTTGTTACCTTGGCAACAGGGGAACTGGACCTGGCCAGCTTCTGTGGCGGTCCCATCGGCAGAACCAAAATCGCACGACCCGCACCGTACAACTACCACCACCgctaccaccaccacaacaacGGGCGAAGAATAATCAGTGAGGCTGTGAAAGTCGGAGAGGAAGTTGGACTTGATACGTGGGGCTCCAGGGGAAGTTACTCAGGAAGCACAGAGTTGTCTGTGAACCACTACTCCACACTGAAGACAGTGAGCAAGAACAGCCTCGGAAGTGTGAAGAAGGTGAGAGAATGTGCTTTATCGTTGAAGGAAGAGGAGAGTTATTGTTTTTCAGAAGGAATGTTTTGCAGCGAAGAGATTGCTCGAGGCTTTTGCCTCGGTGGCTCGTACGACAGCCACCACAAGCGAGAGGGACAGTTGATGCACAATGTGAAGGTTAATGTAAGTTACGACAGCACGGGGCTCGAGGTCTTGCATTGCAGCAAAGATGGAGGACTTTCTGGAAGTATTCCCCAAGAGACAATGGTGGCCGGTGACGGCTACTTCCACCAGTCCATGGCCAGCACAGAGCCTTACCATAGCTTTATAGGTGACCTAGATCAGCCGTCACAAGCACAAGCTGTAGAGCCCCAACATGGCCACTACCTCTATCCAGAATGCCTTGCAGACCAAAGCTATGAATGTCTGTCCAGAGGGGAGGGCGAAGGACCGCTGATGGGCGCCCCCATCCACCGCCCCACCCAGAGGCTAAAGGATGAGCCATGCTCCGTCAAACCAGCTGTGGTGGTGGGCGCTTCTATGGATGTCGGCAGTGGAGAAaggaagcagaagaagagagaccAGAACAAAACTGCTGCTCACAG GTACAGGCTGCGTAAGAGGGCGGAGCTGGACTCTCTGGAGGAGGAGCTCCACGGCCTCGAGGGACAGAACCGGGAGCTTCGAGACAAGGCGGAGTCGGTGGAGCGAGAAATCCAGTACGTCAAAGATTTACTCATTGAGGTCTACAAGGCTCGCAGTCAGCGGCTCAAACAAGACGGCAGTGCCTAA